Proteins found in one Nostoc sp. NIES-3756 genomic segment:
- a CDS encoding iron uptake porin, with amino-acid sequence MSDILWKAIALSPIVLGISIFVSANADAVETIGSSQGTKVETNLLISQAKTDDSSTIAETNNALSQVTSVSQFSDVQPTDWAFQALQSLVERYGCIAGYPNGTYRGNRALTRYEFAAGLNACLDRVNELIATATADLVRKEDLATLQRLQEEFSAELATLRGRVDALETRTAELEANQFSTTTKLVGEAIFAVTDSFGEDDDNNTVFQNRVRLNFQTSFTGKDTLNTRLASGNAVGLTLPNGTFEGTQTFNISPNTSNGVAIDWLSYYFPVGNTQVYLAATGAIHSDYVPTVNPYFEDFDGGNGALSTFATESPIYRIGGGAGIGVNVPFGSGSFKPTLTLGYFASEPNNPAASAGLFEGNYAALGQLKLDVGDRLTVAATYVHGYHGAGSALFDAGLVSTGVVGTNQANFVAAGNPYSSNSFGFEAAFKPSNQLSISGFVLYSDITGFGANDDGEIWSYGLGVALPDFGKKGNLLGIFAGAQPYLGSVDGDRPYHVEGFYRYRVSDNISITPGVIWLTNPGQADDDDAIIGTLRTTFTF; translated from the coding sequence ATGTCTGATATATTGTGGAAAGCGATCGCATTAAGTCCGATAGTTTTGGGCATAAGTATCTTCGTTTCAGCTAACGCAGATGCGGTAGAAACAATCGGCTCATCTCAAGGTACAAAAGTAGAAACCAATCTTTTAATTTCTCAAGCTAAAACTGATGACAGTAGCACAATAGCCGAAACCAATAACGCCCTGTCTCAAGTCACCTCAGTTTCTCAATTTTCTGATGTACAACCTACTGACTGGGCATTTCAAGCCTTACAATCTCTAGTTGAACGTTATGGTTGTATTGCTGGTTATCCTAACGGCACTTACCGAGGTAATCGTGCTTTAACTCGTTATGAATTTGCCGCAGGTTTGAATGCTTGTTTGGATAGAGTTAATGAACTAATTGCCACCGCTACGGCTGATTTAGTCAGAAAAGAAGACCTAGCCACATTACAACGTTTGCAAGAAGAATTTAGCGCCGAACTCGCAACTTTACGGGGAAGAGTAGATGCGCTAGAAACACGAACAGCAGAGTTAGAAGCAAATCAATTTTCCACAACCACCAAATTAGTAGGGGAGGCAATTTTTGCCGTCACTGATAGCTTTGGGGAAGACGATGATAACAACACCGTATTCCAAAATCGGGTAAGGTTAAACTTCCAAACCAGTTTCACAGGTAAAGACACCTTAAATACACGTCTTGCGTCTGGAAATGCTGTCGGATTAACTTTACCAAATGGTACATTTGAAGGAACTCAAACTTTTAATATCTCCCCCAATACTAGCAATGGCGTTGCTATAGATTGGTTAAGTTACTACTTCCCTGTGGGCAATACCCAAGTTTACCTTGCTGCTACAGGTGCTATTCACAGCGATTATGTGCCTACAGTCAATCCTTACTTTGAAGACTTCGACGGTGGAAATGGTGCTTTATCCACATTCGCCACAGAAAGTCCCATCTATCGTATTGGTGGCGGTGCGGGTATTGGTGTGAATGTACCTTTTGGTAGTGGTAGTTTCAAACCTACCTTAACCTTGGGTTATTTTGCCTCAGAACCGAATAATCCTGCCGCTAGTGCTGGTTTATTCGAGGGTAATTATGCCGCTTTGGGACAATTGAAACTTGATGTAGGCGATCGCCTCACCGTGGCTGCAACTTACGTTCACGGGTATCATGGTGCAGGGAGTGCTTTATTCGATGCAGGGTTAGTAAGTACAGGTGTAGTTGGTACTAATCAAGCTAACTTTGTTGCTGCTGGCAACCCTTACTCCAGTAACTCCTTCGGTTTTGAAGCTGCTTTCAAACCTAGTAATCAGCTCTCAATTAGTGGCTTTGTACTTTACAGCGATATTACAGGCTTTGGCGCTAATGATGATGGGGAAATTTGGAGTTATGGACTTGGTGTAGCCTTGCCAGACTTCGGCAAGAAAGGCAACCTCTTAGGAATTTTTGCAGGCGCTCAACCATATTTAGGTAGTGTAGATGGTGATAGACCTTATCATGTAGAAGGTTTTTACCGATATCGCGTCAGTGACAATATCTCTATTACCCCTGGTGTCATTTGGTTAACCAATCCTGGTCAAGCTGATGACGATGATGCCATAATTGGCACTTTAAGAACTACCTTCACGTTCTAA
- a CDS encoding DHA2 family efflux MFS transporter permease subunit gives MQAQPLAVSGASKFWVLLGVGLGVFMSTLDVGIINVALPSIVKAFNTTFPTAQWAVLAYSLVSSGLVLGATRLGDMWGKKSLYQTGLAVFTFSSFLCGLAPSIELLIGFRGLQGLGAVFISGLGLAIVTEVFPAAERGRAVGIIGSVVSLGIAFGPSVGGLILSLFGWHTIFLINVPLGIIASILVARVVPPSVRAEGKQKFDPFGAVLALLALGSFGLGMTFGQSQGFNSATSLVLLSIAAMSLLTFLVVESILEFPLVELKLFRNLQMSMGLLSGWLAFIVITGALLVTPFFLERVKEYPTAKAGLLLAVSPVLSGLIAPVAGILSDRFGARRISIMGLGLMIGGCLAISTFDAQITEFGYISRYFIYGLGLGLFQAPNNTTVLASAPRERLGIASGLLSLSRTSGGTVGVPLMGAVFGAVIGSVAGGVDAAVAPPEAVVVGFQVTFRLAAVILSGAAIASVIRLRSSDKD, from the coding sequence TTGCAAGCACAACCTCTGGCTGTATCAGGCGCTAGTAAATTTTGGGTTCTACTCGGTGTAGGACTGGGAGTCTTCATGTCTACACTAGATGTAGGCATCATTAATGTCGCCCTCCCTTCCATAGTTAAAGCTTTCAATACTACCTTTCCTACAGCACAGTGGGCTGTACTCGCCTACTCATTGGTGAGTTCTGGTTTAGTTTTAGGTGCAACTCGCCTGGGGGATATGTGGGGTAAAAAATCCCTATATCAGACCGGACTGGCTGTATTCACCTTCAGTTCCTTTTTGTGTGGTTTAGCACCTAGTATTGAGTTACTGATAGGCTTTCGTGGGTTGCAAGGATTAGGTGCAGTATTTATTTCTGGGTTGGGTTTAGCAATTGTGACGGAGGTGTTTCCGGCTGCTGAACGGGGTCGGGCTGTAGGTATCATTGGCAGTGTAGTGTCCTTGGGTATTGCCTTTGGCCCTTCAGTCGGCGGACTCATCTTGAGTCTTTTTGGCTGGCACACCATATTTTTAATTAACGTACCATTGGGAATTATCGCCAGTATTTTAGTAGCGCGAGTAGTACCGCCTTCTGTGCGTGCGGAAGGCAAACAAAAATTCGACCCCTTCGGTGCAGTATTAGCTCTACTGGCTTTGGGAAGTTTTGGTTTAGGGATGACTTTTGGGCAAAGTCAAGGTTTTAACAGTGCCACTTCTCTAGTTTTACTATCTATTGCTGCTATGAGTTTGCTCACGTTTCTTGTAGTGGAATCAATTTTAGAGTTTCCACTGGTGGAGTTAAAGCTATTTCGCAACCTGCAAATGAGTATGGGTTTGCTGAGTGGCTGGCTAGCTTTCATCGTCATCACTGGTGCATTGTTAGTCACTCCCTTCTTTTTAGAACGGGTTAAAGAATATCCCACAGCAAAAGCTGGGTTGCTGCTAGCTGTTTCGCCTGTGCTGAGTGGGTTAATAGCTCCGGTTGCGGGGATACTGAGCGATCGCTTTGGCGCTCGTCGTATTAGTATCATGGGGTTGGGTTTGATGATTGGTGGTTGTTTGGCAATCAGTACCTTTGATGCCCAAATCACAGAGTTTGGTTATATATCGCGTTACTTTATCTACGGTCTAGGTTTAGGTTTATTCCAAGCACCTAACAATACAACCGTCTTAGCCTCTGCACCCAGAGAACGTTTAGGCATTGCCTCTGGCTTACTTTCCTTATCACGTACCTCCGGCGGCACAGTAGGAGTTCCATTGATGGGTGCAGTCTTTGGTGCAGTTATCGGTAGTGTTGCTGGGGGTGTAGATGCAGCAGTTGCCCCTCCAGAAGCAGTTGTTGTGGGATTTCAAGTAACATTCCGCCTAGCAGCCGTCATTCTATCAGGTGCAGCCATTGCATCGGTTATTAGGTTACGGAGTAGTGATAAAGACTAG
- a CDS encoding MlaE family ABC transporter permease yields MQPKRKLDNSWIVRCFLSIFLFGQVLVHIVQGKTYYREILRHMETAGPNSLSPVLLVNLFAGMIFTLQTARELVKFGAVNTVGGAFSLAFCRELAPILTASIIAGQVGSAFAAEIGAMRVTEQIDALYMLKTDPVDYLILPRVIACCVMMPIMIIFALTTGIIGGLFVAFQLYHVEPEVFLESVRDFLEPSDLYILVLKGLIFGAIISINGCSWGLTTKGGAKEVGESATTAVVTTWVAIFIMDFILALSLFENPI; encoded by the coding sequence TTGCAACCAAAAAGAAAGCTAGATAACTCGTGGATTGTACGCTGTTTTTTATCGATATTCCTCTTTGGACAAGTTTTAGTACATATAGTTCAAGGAAAAACTTACTATCGTGAAATTCTAAGACACATGGAAACCGCAGGCCCAAATTCTCTTTCTCCCGTGTTGCTTGTTAATCTATTTGCGGGAATGATTTTTACTCTTCAAACAGCCAGAGAATTAGTAAAATTTGGCGCTGTAAATACTGTAGGAGGAGCTTTTTCTTTAGCTTTTTGCCGAGAGTTAGCCCCAATTTTAACTGCTAGTATTATTGCCGGACAAGTAGGCTCTGCTTTTGCAGCAGAAATTGGTGCGATGCGAGTTACAGAACAAATTGATGCACTTTATATGCTAAAAACTGACCCAGTTGATTATCTTATACTGCCCAGAGTCATTGCTTGCTGTGTCATGATGCCCATCATGATAATTTTTGCTTTAACGACTGGGATAATTGGTGGTCTTTTTGTCGCGTTTCAACTTTATCATGTTGAGCCAGAAGTATTTTTAGAGTCAGTGAGAGATTTTTTAGAACCATCTGATTTATACATTCTTGTGTTAAAAGGCCTAATTTTTGGAGCGATTATTTCTATTAATGGTTGTAGTTGGGGGTTAACTACAAAAGGAGGAGCTAAAGAAGTAGGTGAGTCAGCAACAACTGCTGTTGTTACCACTTGGGTAGCAATTTTTATTATGGATTTTATTCTCGCTTTAAGTTTGTTTGAAAATCCCATTTAG
- a CDS encoding SDR family NAD(P)-dependent oxidoreductase — protein MTGKLEGKVAFVTGASSGIGEATAIALAAEGAKVAIAARRSDRLDSLAERIATNGGQALPLVTDVTDETQVNNAVEKAIAQLGGLDIVVNNAGIAVLGNIDTGNPSEWRRSFEVNVFGVLYVTRATVPFLKQQQSGHIVNISSVAGRTARAGVGVYNATKWGVNAFSEALRQEVHKDNIRVTIIEPGLVDTEINDLISDPIAKQRSEERRKAITPLQSEDIAAAILYAVTQPPRVNVNEILIRPTGQDI, from the coding sequence ATGACTGGCAAATTAGAAGGTAAAGTAGCATTTGTTACTGGTGCTTCGTCGGGCATTGGTGAAGCAACGGCGATCGCTCTCGCAGCAGAAGGGGCAAAAGTAGCAATTGCGGCTAGGCGTAGTGATCGCCTAGATAGTTTAGCAGAACGGATTGCTACTAATGGTGGTCAGGCATTGCCACTAGTAACTGATGTGACAGATGAAACTCAAGTTAATAATGCTGTAGAGAAGGCGATCGCTCAATTAGGTGGATTAGATATTGTCGTTAATAATGCTGGGATTGCTGTCTTGGGAAACATTGACACAGGTAATCCTAGTGAGTGGAGGCGATCGTTTGAAGTTAATGTTTTTGGTGTGTTGTATGTCACAAGAGCTACTGTACCTTTCCTTAAACAGCAACAGTCAGGACATATCGTCAATATTTCCTCAGTCGCTGGACGCACCGCCAGGGCTGGAGTTGGTGTTTACAATGCTACTAAATGGGGTGTAAATGCCTTTTCTGAAGCCTTACGTCAGGAAGTACATAAAGATAATATCCGAGTAACAATTATCGAACCCGGTTTAGTAGATACGGAAATCAACGACCTAATTAGCGACCCCATCGCCAAACAACGTTCTGAAGAACGGCGCAAAGCCATTACACCATTGCAAAGCGAAGATATCGCCGCCGCCATCCTTTACGCCGTCACCCAACCCCCGCGCGTGAACGTTAACGAGATTTTGATTAGACCGACTGGGCAGGATATTTAG
- the xseA gene encoding exodeoxyribonuclease VII large subunit translates to MASDFAASVILDTALSVSGLTDYLRLLLEHDEQLRQVWVVGEVSSANNHRSGLFFTLQDPDGTAAIKCVAWGGQVAKLAQLPVAGEQLIVLGSIRLYPQRGEYQLTVWQALPAGLGLQALRYQQLKNRLLAEGLFDPQRKRSLPIHPQTIAVVTSPTAAAWGDIQKTLKHRYPGLHVLFSPATVQGEQAPESIVKAIARVERDGRAEVLILSRGGGAVEELACFNDERVVRAVAECSIPVVTGIGHQRDESLVDLVADVCVHTPTAAAETVVPSLAELYNQHRQRIAALHEVLLYSQTSAENQLQTLRHRLRNLRLDKHLQQEAQKLNWQRQQLLQLTLGRSQQAKQHLELLRQKLISLDPKAVLQRGYAVVRQENGAIARTADELAVGDELLIQLGEGEVKVKVI, encoded by the coding sequence ATGGCTTCTGATTTCGCTGCTTCCGTGATTCTTGATACAGCACTTTCTGTATCTGGGTTAACTGACTATCTGCGCTTGCTGTTGGAACATGATGAACAACTACGGCAAGTTTGGGTAGTGGGGGAAGTTTCTAGTGCGAATAATCATCGCAGTGGGTTGTTTTTTACTCTACAAGACCCTGATGGTACAGCAGCAATTAAGTGTGTTGCTTGGGGTGGTCAAGTAGCCAAGCTTGCTCAATTGCCCGTTGCAGGTGAACAATTAATAGTATTGGGTAGTATTCGCCTGTATCCACAAAGGGGAGAGTATCAATTAACAGTGTGGCAAGCTTTGCCTGCTGGGTTGGGTTTACAGGCGCTACGTTATCAACAATTAAAAAATCGGTTGCTGGCTGAGGGGTTGTTTGATCCCCAAAGAAAGCGATCGCTTCCTATACATCCGCAAACTATCGCCGTTGTAACTTCACCAACAGCTGCGGCTTGGGGTGATATTCAAAAGACTCTCAAACATCGATATCCGGGGTTACACGTTTTATTTTCCCCGGCGACAGTGCAAGGTGAACAAGCACCAGAATCTATTGTCAAAGCGATCGCACGGGTGGAACGGGATGGACGCGCCGAGGTGTTAATCTTGTCACGGGGTGGCGGTGCGGTTGAGGAGTTGGCTTGCTTTAATGATGAGCGGGTAGTCCGTGCAGTGGCTGAGTGTTCCATCCCGGTAGTGACGGGGATCGGGCATCAACGAGATGAATCTTTGGTAGATTTAGTGGCAGATGTATGTGTACATACACCGACTGCTGCCGCCGAAACAGTTGTACCCTCACTAGCCGAGTTATATAATCAACATCGCCAACGAATTGCGGCTTTACACGAAGTTTTACTTTATTCCCAAACCTCGGCAGAAAACCAACTGCAAACATTACGCCACCGTTTGCGAAATCTGCGCTTAGATAAGCATTTGCAACAAGAAGCACAAAAATTAAATTGGCAGCGTCAGCAATTGTTACAGTTAACTTTAGGGCGATCGCAACAAGCCAAGCAACACCTAGAACTTTTGCGGCAAAAATTAATTAGCCTTGACCCTAAAGCTGTGTTACAGCGTGGTTATGCAGTAGTGAGACAAGAAAATGGTGCGATCGCCCGCACTGCTGATGAACTAGCTGTAGGGGATGAGTTGTTAATTCAACTGGGAGAAGGTGAGGTTAAAGTTAAGGTGATATAA
- a CDS encoding HetP family heterocyst commitment protein: protein MRYNIYSSQSSFQNTITTEQLNQVIEAITEGRYSWACVLMLRFVGYNPLHFIPQRTYSRLLKENKQVPSTPADTTELRIACGQSTSTDIGRNN, encoded by the coding sequence ATGAGATACAACATTTATTCTTCTCAGTCTAGTTTTCAGAATACAATTACAACTGAACAATTAAATCAGGTAATTGAAGCAATTACAGAAGGCAGATATTCTTGGGCTTGTGTTTTAATGTTGCGTTTTGTTGGCTACAATCCTCTCCACTTCATACCCCAAAGAACTTATAGTCGTTTATTAAAGGAAAATAAACAAGTCCCAAGCACTCCAGCAGATACAACAGAATTAAGAATAGCTTGTGGACAGTCTACATCTACAGATATTGGGAGAAATAACTAA
- a CDS encoding family 1 glycosylhydrolase yields the protein MTSLFNAKHPLEMWAGIECTVNRVGDEYFDQLERNGHAKRLDDLELFAELGIKKIRYPVLWEKIAPHGLETADWSWADERLEKLHKLGITPIVGLVHHGSGPRNTSLVDPEFPQKLAVFARAVAERYPWVTYYTPVNEPLTTARFSGMYGHWYPHGRDPLTFVRALLGECQAIALAMKAIREVNPDAKLVQTEDLGKTHTTPKLAYQAEFENERRWLSFDLLCGRINQTHFIWEYLCNCGISEAELEASAKNSYCPPNIIGINHYLTSERFLDENLKIYPTWTHGGNGKDKYADVEAVRVCAEGTAGAYILLKETWERYKLPIAVTEIHLHCTREEQLRWFYEVWNAANKLQDEGVDIRAVTAWSLLGSYDWNSLLTRSVGYYEAGVFDLRSPNPRPTAIAKLVADLAYGRQPNHPLFETPGWWRRPERLEYPAVSCFHEGCGTEVVPAASRPLLIIGAKGTLGKAFARLCELRGITYRLLTRQEMDITDAASVNAVFAELKPWGVVNAAGYVRVDDAEREPHVCLKINTEGAEILATACAQNNTALLTFSSDLVFNGAVTNPYVETDTVAPLNVYGCSKVLAEKLVLQANPASLVIRTSAFFGPWDEYNFVTIALRELSAGNTFVAAEDAVVSPTYVPDLVHASLDLLIDGESGLWHLANKSASAQLTEGIAWADLAKLAAKQAGVSISSLVALPAQELGWIAPRPSYSVLGSSRGEIMPCLDSAMSRYFNERS from the coding sequence ATGACTTCTCTCTTCAATGCAAAGCATCCTTTAGAGATGTGGGCTGGTATCGAGTGTACTGTCAATCGTGTAGGTGATGAGTATTTTGACCAGTTAGAACGCAACGGTCATGCAAAGCGTTTGGATGATTTAGAGTTGTTTGCCGAACTGGGGATTAAAAAAATTCGTTACCCGGTGTTGTGGGAGAAGATAGCACCTCATGGGTTGGAGACTGCTGATTGGTCGTGGGCGGATGAACGGCTGGAGAAGTTACACAAACTTGGTATTACTCCAATTGTAGGATTGGTGCATCATGGTAGTGGCCCCCGTAACACTAGTTTGGTAGACCCAGAGTTTCCGCAAAAATTGGCGGTGTTTGCTCGTGCGGTAGCGGAACGATATCCTTGGGTAACATACTACACACCTGTCAATGAACCACTGACAACAGCACGATTTAGTGGGATGTATGGTCATTGGTATCCTCATGGACGAGACCCTTTAACTTTTGTCCGGGCTTTGTTAGGAGAGTGTCAAGCGATCGCACTGGCGATGAAAGCAATCCGCGAAGTTAACCCCGATGCTAAACTTGTGCAAACGGAGGATTTAGGTAAAACTCACACTACACCAAAGCTTGCTTATCAAGCAGAGTTTGAAAATGAGCGCCGTTGGTTGAGTTTTGATTTATTATGTGGTCGTATTAACCAGACTCATTTTATTTGGGAATACTTGTGTAACTGCGGCATTAGTGAAGCGGAACTAGAAGCATCTGCCAAAAATAGTTATTGTCCACCAAATATTATTGGTATTAACCATTACTTAACAAGTGAGCGCTTTCTAGATGAAAATCTAAAAATTTATCCAACTTGGACACATGGTGGTAATGGCAAAGATAAATATGCAGATGTTGAGGCAGTTAGGGTGTGTGCTGAAGGGACAGCAGGCGCGTACATATTACTTAAAGAAACATGGGAACGCTATAAACTACCTATAGCTGTGACTGAAATTCACCTGCACTGTACCCGCGAGGAACAACTGCGCTGGTTTTATGAGGTGTGGAATGCTGCTAATAAGTTACAAGATGAAGGTGTCGATATTCGTGCTGTCACAGCTTGGTCTTTGTTAGGTAGTTACGATTGGAATAGCTTATTAACTCGCTCGGTTGGTTACTACGAAGCAGGTGTGTTTGATTTGCGTTCCCCAAATCCCCGACCAACTGCGATCGCCAAATTAGTTGCGGATTTAGCTTATGGTCGTCAACCTAATCATCCATTATTTGAGACACCAGGATGGTGGCGGCGACCAGAACGTTTAGAGTATCCGGCTGTGAGTTGTTTTCATGAAGGGTGCGGAACAGAAGTTGTTCCTGCTGCTTCTCGTCCTTTATTAATCATTGGGGCTAAAGGCACATTAGGAAAAGCTTTCGCTCGGTTGTGTGAATTGCGGGGTATCACCTATCGCTTGTTGACACGCCAAGAAATGGATATTACCGATGCGGCTTCTGTGAATGCAGTATTTGCGGAATTAAAACCTTGGGGAGTTGTAAATGCTGCGGGATACGTGCGGGTAGATGATGCAGAACGTGAACCTCATGTTTGCTTGAAAATTAATACTGAAGGTGCGGAAATATTAGCTACTGCTTGCGCTCAAAATAACACAGCCTTGTTAACCTTTTCCTCCGATTTAGTATTTAACGGTGCTGTCACAAATCCTTATGTAGAAACTGATACAGTTGCCCCTCTTAATGTGTATGGTTGCAGCAAAGTTCTGGCAGAAAAATTAGTGTTACAAGCTAACCCTGCATCTTTAGTGATTCGTACCAGTGCATTTTTTGGCCCGTGGGATGAGTACAACTTTGTCACTATTGCCTTGCGTGAATTGAGCGCTGGCAATACTTTTGTTGCTGCTGAGGATGCAGTTGTTTCTCCTACTTATGTACCAGACTTGGTTCATGCTAGCTTAGATTTATTAATTGATGGTGAAAGCGGTTTGTGGCACTTGGCTAACAAAAGTGCGTCAGCGCAGCTTACCGAAGGTATCGCCTGGGCTGATTTAGCTAAACTAGCAGCAAAACAAGCTGGCGTAAGTATCAGTAGTTTAGTAGCTTTACCTGCACAAGAACTTGGCTGGATTGCTCCTCGTCCTAGCTACAGTGTTCTTGGTAGCAGTCGCGGCGAAATTATGCCTTGCCTCGACAGTGCCATGTCTCGTTATTTTAACGAGAGAAGTTAG
- the glf gene encoding UDP-galactopyranose mutase — MTQSKSNINGNGFKQIISQEVAQTNLPELTEQQASGVSSPISSSQKKQQKSQDFTPTPDIVCLSHLRWNFVFQRPQHILSRCAQGRRVFFIEEPIFSKEPLGRLDVSQDDSGVVVVVPHLPEGLSEEAINADLRVLVDGLLAEHKISNYICWYYTPMAIAFTSHWQPQAIVYDCMDELSAFKGASPKLKTYEAELFRRANLVFTGGQSLYESKVNHHPNVYAFPSSVDVAHFAKARNLQEPKDQASIPHPRLGFYGVIDERMDIELLRGIAEARPDWHLVIIGPVVKIDPATLPQHENIHYLGSKDYKELPKYLSGWDLAMLPFARNESTRYISPTKTPEYLAAATPVVSTSIRDVVRPYGDLKLVRIADTVDEFVVAAELAMQEDNVASGWLSRVDAFLEKISWDRTLASMIKLIDSAIAADSKEDKIGAVTGKQAPNIITRDFVFDYLIVGAGFSGSVIAERLAADGKKVLVVDKRNHIGGNAYDHYDEHGVLVHKYGPHIFHTNSREVFEYLSRFTQWRAYEHRVLASVDGQLVPIPINLDTINKLYGMNLNSFEAEEFFKSLAEPKEYINTSEDVVISKVGRVLYEKFFRNYTRKQWGLDPSELDKSVIARIPTRTNRDDRYFTDSYQAMPLHGFTRMFENMLNHSNIKVMLNTDYREIEKAIPCREMVYTGPVDEFFEYRYGKLPYRSLEFKHETHNTQVFQSAPVINYPNEHLYTRVTEFKYLTGQEHAKTSIVYEYPQAEGDPYYPVPRPENQEVYKQYKTLADSTPGVYFVGRLATYKYYNMDQCVAQALSVYKQIAVKA; from the coding sequence GTCGTTGCGCTCAAGGAAGACGAGTATTTTTCATTGAAGAGCCGATTTTTAGTAAAGAACCTTTAGGTAGGTTAGATGTCAGCCAAGATGATAGCGGTGTAGTGGTGGTTGTGCCACACCTACCAGAAGGTTTAAGTGAAGAAGCAATTAACGCAGATTTGCGAGTATTGGTTGATGGTTTATTAGCTGAACATAAAATTAGCAATTATATCTGCTGGTATTACACACCAATGGCGATCGCATTTACAAGTCATTGGCAACCCCAAGCTATCGTTTATGATTGCATGGATGAATTATCTGCTTTTAAAGGTGCATCACCTAAATTGAAAACATACGAAGCAGAGTTATTCCGCCGTGCAAACTTAGTATTTACAGGCGGACAAAGCCTTTACGAAAGTAAAGTTAATCATCACCCTAATGTTTACGCTTTCCCCAGCAGCGTTGATGTAGCGCACTTTGCCAAAGCCAGAAATCTGCAAGAACCAAAAGATCAGGCAAGTATTCCCCATCCGCGTCTGGGTTTCTATGGTGTTATTGATGAGCGGATGGATATTGAATTGTTGCGGGGAATTGCCGAAGCGCGTCCCGACTGGCATTTAGTAATTATTGGGCCAGTGGTGAAAATTGATCCCGCAACTCTGCCTCAACATGAAAATATTCATTATCTTGGCAGTAAGGATTATAAAGAACTACCTAAATATTTGTCTGGGTGGGACTTGGCGATGTTGCCATTTGCGCGTAATGAATCAACCCGCTATATTAGTCCTACCAAAACTCCAGAGTATCTTGCAGCCGCTACACCTGTAGTGTCTACTTCCATCCGCGATGTAGTCCGTCCTTACGGGGATTTGAAGTTGGTACGTATTGCCGATACAGTTGATGAGTTCGTTGTTGCTGCTGAGTTGGCAATGCAGGAAGATAATGTAGCATCTGGTTGGTTGAGTCGAGTTGATGCCTTTTTGGAAAAGATTTCTTGGGATCGGACTTTGGCATCGATGATTAAGCTGATAGATTCGGCGATCGCAGCTGATAGCAAAGAGGATAAAATCGGTGCAGTTACAGGTAAACAAGCACCCAATATCATCACTAGAGATTTTGTCTTCGATTACCTAATTGTTGGTGCTGGATTTTCTGGTAGTGTAATTGCCGAACGTTTAGCAGCTGATGGAAAGAAGGTGCTAGTTGTAGATAAGCGTAACCACATTGGCGGTAATGCTTACGACCATTATGATGAACATGGTGTTCTCGTCCATAAATACGGGCCGCATATCTTCCATACCAACTCCCGCGAAGTTTTTGAGTACCTTTCTCGCTTCACCCAGTGGCGTGCTTATGAACATCGTGTCCTCGCCAGCGTAGATGGACAACTAGTTCCCATCCCCATCAACCTAGACACCATCAACAAACTTTATGGGATGAACCTCAATTCATTTGAGGCGGAGGAGTTCTTTAAATCACTAGCTGAACCCAAAGAATACATCAATACTTCAGAGGATGTAGTCATCAGCAAAGTTGGCCGAGTTTTATATGAAAAGTTTTTCCGCAATTACACCAGAAAGCAATGGGGACTTGACCCTTCAGAACTTGATAAGTCGGTAATTGCTAGAATACCTACTCGTACTAATAGGGACGATCGCTATTTTACTGATAGTTATCAAGCAATGCCATTACATGGGTTTACCAGGATGTTTGAGAATATGTTAAATCACTCGAACATCAAGGTAATGCTAAATACAGATTATCGGGAAATTGAGAAAGCGATACCTTGCCGGGAGATGGTTTACACTGGGCCAGTGGACGAGTTTTTTGAATATCGCTACGGTAAGTTACCTTATCGCTCACTTGAGTTCAAACACGAAACGCATAACACCCAAGTATTCCAATCTGCACCAGTTATCAATTATCCCAATGAACACTTATATACTCGTGTAACTGAGTTTAAGTATTTGACTGGACAGGAACACGCTAAAACTAGCATTGTTTATGAATATCCTCAAGCAGAGGGCGATCCCTATTATCCTGTACCTCGTCCTGAGAATCAGGAAGTTTACAAGCAATACAAAACTTTGGCAGATAGCACTCCCGGAGTATATTTTGTAGGACGCTTGGCGACTTACAAGTATTACAACATGGATCAATGTGTGGCGCAGGCTTTGTCTGTGTATAAGCAAATTGCTGTCAAGGCTTAA